One stretch of Enterococcus mundtii DNA includes these proteins:
- the xerS gene encoding tyrosine recombinase XerS — translation MNYKDAYKKIDELLSHMPNYIKDFVQARDDQDQSPQTTLEYLKNYKLFFQWLISEAVVADTSIHSLRELTPYELNLYKSYLKRRSKENIKKVSTKHYLQDSNNLGLSVATINRNITALKVLFKYLSSSSNNPNGVPYLNTNPMEHVATITDRTTLAARANSIEKQLFLDEDTQNYLDYIEFEYKDSLSPKALSYYLRDVERDLAINALILGSGLRLSEVVNINVEDLSLDKNKVVVIRKGNKRDAVNIAAFAMEYLANYLAIRSSRYKAPDNEKAMFLTTYKGESKRMTGIAIERMVAKYSKEFKVQVSPHKLRHTLATRLYKQTNSLVLTAQQLGHTNTTTTTLYTHIDNAATIDALNAL, via the coding sequence ATGAATTATAAAGACGCATATAAAAAAATCGATGAATTATTAAGTCATATGCCAAATTATATAAAAGATTTTGTACAGGCTCGTGACGACCAAGATCAATCCCCACAAACTACACTAGAATATTTGAAAAATTATAAATTATTTTTTCAATGGTTAATTAGTGAAGCTGTTGTAGCAGATACTTCTATTCATTCATTGAGAGAATTGACTCCTTATGAATTAAATTTATATAAATCATATCTAAAACGACGTTCTAAAGAGAATATAAAAAAAGTATCTACGAAACACTATTTGCAAGATAGTAATAATTTAGGATTGTCTGTTGCAACGATCAATCGAAATATTACTGCCTTGAAGGTTTTATTCAAGTATCTCTCCTCTAGTTCCAATAATCCTAATGGTGTGCCCTATCTCAATACTAACCCTATGGAACATGTTGCGACAATAACAGACAGAACGACACTTGCAGCTCGAGCAAATTCAATCGAAAAACAACTATTTTTAGATGAAGATACTCAAAATTATTTAGATTACATTGAGTTTGAATACAAGGATTCTTTGAGTCCTAAGGCTCTCTCCTATTACTTACGAGATGTTGAGCGAGATCTTGCTATCAATGCATTGATCTTAGGCTCTGGATTACGGTTATCTGAAGTAGTAAATATAAATGTAGAGGATCTGTCTTTAGATAAGAATAAAGTTGTGGTAATCAGAAAAGGAAATAAAAGAGATGCGGTCAATATAGCAGCCTTTGCTATGGAGTACTTGGCAAACTATCTGGCTATTCGTAGTAGTCGCTATAAGGCTCCTGACAACGAGAAAGCCATGTTTTTGACTACTTATAAAGGAGAGTCAAAAAGAATGACAGGAATAGCAATTGAGCGTATGGTAGCGAAATATTCAAAAGAATTCAAAGTACAAGTTAGTCCTCATAAACTACGCCATACCTTAGCCACAAGGTTATATAAACAAACTAATTCACTTGTTCTTACAGCTCAGCAATTAGGGCATACTAATACTACTACCACGACTTTGTATACGCATATTGATAATGCTGCTACGATTGATGCGTTGAATGCTTTATAA
- a CDS encoding SOS response-associated peptidase: MCGRYFFDLESNELKKYHDQAETKVADKDIRLATNEVFPSNHVVTLGLNKEAEVVPDITRWGFEGFKKGQLMINARSETVEEKKTFSKAFRESRCIFPMSGFYEWDHNKQKFLFKGKENSTLFVGGFYRIHKTESGFETESIILTTKPNTSVASVHDRMPVIIERSSINEWLNNLEFARKHVTNDMPELECTMVEKK; the protein is encoded by the coding sequence TTGTGCGGACGATATTTTTTTGATTTAGAATCTAATGAACTTAAAAAGTATCACGATCAAGCGGAAACAAAAGTAGCTGACAAAGATATACGACTTGCTACCAATGAAGTGTTTCCTTCAAATCATGTAGTGACCCTAGGCCTCAACAAAGAAGCCGAAGTTGTTCCTGATATCACCCGATGGGGCTTTGAGGGATTTAAAAAAGGACAGTTGATGATCAATGCACGTTCAGAAACAGTAGAAGAGAAAAAAACATTCTCGAAAGCCTTTAGAGAATCCCGCTGTATTTTTCCAATGTCTGGTTTTTATGAATGGGATCACAATAAACAAAAATTTTTATTCAAAGGAAAGGAGAACAGTACTTTATTTGTTGGTGGCTTTTATCGAATCCATAAAACTGAATCAGGATTTGAAACAGAATCAATTATATTGACGACCAAACCAAATACGTCAGTAGCTTCAGTACATGATCGTATGCCAGTAATTATAGAAAGATCCTCGATCAATGAATGGCTAAATAATCTTGAATTTGCAAGAAAGCATGTAACCAATGACATGCCAGAATTGGAATGCACAATGGTGGAAAAAAAGTAA
- a CDS encoding ParA family protein: MAVALTVAANKGGVGKTLITLNLAGAIRRSFPEANILVVDTDAQGNSTKSFRVKVGKNQNTIYDVFMGNATVEESIVHTYDDHIDVLPANSDNNYLEFDKMEEFRDTILEWFISLLKKFKDNLSEIMTISGLKKRMNKMIDPSANYFNALDGKFDGVMDKYDYIIFDTPPELKQVTSSVLSIADVVIVPYEPDLNGVDGVTHLISRVNTLKEKYNPSLRIGGVLANKVYNTNLHAKMINAMMKYTNRNNYHYFDSELPRSITFADKLVRNGMPITMSTPENKFAQNFYKLLNEMNDLGLLSKEGKVLEFPQQFYIESDGDE, from the coding sequence ATGGCTGTAGCACTAACAGTAGCTGCAAACAAAGGTGGGGTTGGTAAAACTCTGATTACATTAAATCTAGCAGGAGCTATTAGAAGATCATTTCCTGAAGCAAATATTCTTGTAGTTGATACTGACGCTCAGGGAAATAGTACAAAATCATTTCGTGTGAAAGTTGGGAAAAATCAAAATACCATTTACGATGTTTTTATGGGAAATGCCACAGTTGAAGAATCGATTGTTCATACATACGATGACCACATCGATGTTCTACCTGCAAATTCAGATAATAATTATCTTGAATTTGATAAGATGGAAGAATTTCGTGATACTATTTTGGAATGGTTTATTTCCTTATTAAAAAAATTTAAAGATAACTTATCTGAAATTATGACTATTTCTGGCCTTAAAAAGAGAATGAACAAAATGATTGATCCAAGTGCTAATTATTTTAATGCTTTAGATGGAAAATTTGATGGTGTAATGGACAAATATGATTATATTATTTTTGATACTCCGCCCGAACTTAAACAAGTGACATCATCCGTACTATCAATTGCCGACGTGGTAATTGTTCCTTATGAGCCAGATCTTAACGGTGTTGACGGAGTAACTCATTTAATATCACGTGTAAATACATTAAAAGAAAAATACAATCCTTCACTACGTATTGGTGGTGTACTAGCAAATAAAGTATACAATACAAATTTACACGCAAAAATGATTAATGCAATGATGAAATATACTAATCGAAACAATTACCATTACTTTGATTCTGAACTACCAAGATCAATTACGTTTGCTGACAAGTTAGTTAGAAATGGTATGCCTATAACTATGAGTACCCCTGAAAATAAGTTTGCTCAAAATTTTTACAAATTATTGAACGAAATGAATGATTTAGGGCTACTTTCTAAAGAAGGAAAAGTACTTGAATTTCCTCAACAATTTTACATCGAAAGCGACGGTGACGAATAA
- a CDS encoding helix-turn-helix transcriptional regulator: MKKETKEFRNEYDRFVLKFLIQNYHISRIDLSKAIGLAPSYVREFYNGSRSFGEEALDKLETTMFSLYAPLLKNHSFELEQVDHLIQSIESEEELELFRLKGANVLDF; encoded by the coding sequence ATGAAGAAAGAAACAAAAGAATTTAGAAATGAATACGATAGATTTGTATTAAAATTTTTAATACAAAATTACCATATAAGCAGAATTGATTTATCCAAAGCAATTGGCTTAGCGCCAAGTTATGTAAGAGAATTTTATAACGGATCTAGAAGTTTTGGAGAAGAGGCGTTAGATAAATTAGAAACAACAATGTTTAGTTTATATGCTCCGCTTCTAAAAAATCATTCTTTTGAGTTAGAGCAGGTTGATCATTTAATTCAATCGATTGAATCAGAGGAAGAATTGGAGCTATTTAGGTTGAAAGGTGCTAATGTTCTTGATTTTTAA
- a CDS encoding primase C-terminal domain-containing protein has product MLINLYTALLKSGIRTYKYRNSTIKPIQYENTSRNGAIFAYRTKQLMNAGRGMVITSEEAILENESKLTHWTPNVYRYGTYADENRSVVKGHSENNLSQINTFVVDIDTKVNHEGEIVLACLDQIGYMPTLILESDHGYQVYFSLSSPAYVTKKSNFKVVEVAKRISTTIRKQLAKQLPGIDVGCNHFGIARFPNKKNIVFYEEAYQYAFSEWLNWSMKIASSQKTEAKREAKIVVFPEKKEYRQVDEPWFDLLLRKADIIGGGGRLGRNNVIFTLALAYFSSGYALETCEYNMFEFNERLNEPLAEGEVRKIVMSAYSGTYQAAQRDFILELCQQWVSSGVQEKDLFIQRRGWWKFKKPREQRKYSHKHEWKQDLISYLAKKSDQANPYIMLSKKELSEELSMPSRSLDRVLEELKQENKVFYRIKRGRNGGIVLASVKALLAKSIISKDEAKKAYVKEICDMFGLQDQELEHTLEQLAATTNDMIQTELFEIDTG; this is encoded by the coding sequence ATGTTGATTAATTTATATACAGCGCTATTGAAAAGCGGTATTCGAACATATAAATATCGAAACAGCACCATTAAGCCTATTCAGTATGAAAATACGAGTAGGAATGGTGCTATCTTTGCGTACCGTACGAAACAGTTGATGAATGCTGGACGTGGAATGGTGATCACATCTGAAGAAGCGATTCTTGAAAACGAAAGCAAGCTTACACATTGGACTCCTAATGTGTATCGATATGGAACGTATGCTGACGAGAATCGATCAGTCGTTAAAGGACATTCTGAAAACAATTTAAGCCAAATCAATACCTTTGTTGTCGATATCGATACAAAAGTTAATCACGAAGGGGAGATCGTCCTTGCTTGTTTAGATCAAATTGGTTATATGCCAACATTGATTTTAGAATCTGATCATGGTTACCAAGTGTATTTTTCATTGAGTAGCCCAGCTTACGTAACGAAAAAGAGCAACTTCAAGGTAGTCGAAGTTGCAAAACGTATTTCTACAACGATTCGTAAACAGTTAGCAAAGCAATTACCTGGAATCGATGTGGGCTGTAATCACTTTGGAATTGCACGGTTTCCAAACAAAAAAAATATAGTTTTTTACGAAGAAGCTTATCAATACGCATTTTCAGAATGGTTGAATTGGTCAATGAAAATAGCTTCTAGTCAAAAAACTGAAGCGAAACGAGAAGCTAAAATTGTTGTTTTCCCTGAGAAAAAAGAGTATCGACAAGTGGACGAGCCCTGGTTCGATCTATTATTACGTAAAGCAGATATTATCGGTGGAGGTGGCCGGTTAGGTCGAAACAATGTGATTTTCACATTGGCTCTTGCTTATTTCTCTTCGGGATATGCGCTAGAAACATGTGAATACAACATGTTTGAGTTTAATGAGCGACTAAATGAACCTTTGGCTGAAGGGGAAGTAAGAAAAATTGTTATGAGCGCTTATTCTGGGACATACCAAGCAGCACAACGTGATTTTATTTTAGAGTTGTGCCAGCAATGGGTATCTTCAGGAGTGCAAGAAAAAGATTTATTTATTCAACGTCGTGGCTGGTGGAAGTTCAAGAAACCAAGAGAACAAAGAAAATACAGTCATAAGCATGAATGGAAACAGGATCTAATCAGCTATTTAGCCAAAAAAAGTGATCAAGCTAATCCTTATATCATGCTATCTAAAAAAGAGTTGTCTGAAGAGTTAAGTATGCCTAGTCGCAGTTTAGATCGCGTTCTGGAAGAATTAAAACAAGAAAATAAAGTATTCTATCGTATTAAAAGAGGAAGAAACGGTGGGATTGTATTAGCCTCAGTTAAGGCATTATTAGCTAAGAGTATTATTAGCAAAGATGAAGCTAAAAAAGCCTACGTAAAAGAGATCTGTGACATGTTTGGGCTTCAAGATCAAGAACTTGAGCATACACTAGAACAGTTGGCCGCAACAACCAATGACATGATTCAAACGGAATTATTCGAGATTGATACGGGTTAA
- a CDS encoding type III secretion system protein PrgN, producing the protein MSLNFHVYSHPINAFIIRNLEMTVDDFCILYGFKQGTVASWISRDRSVENLPVSFIYELSLAAGKNMSEVYLDLLELEEDYVGRKKMKGI; encoded by the coding sequence ATGTCTTTAAACTTTCATGTTTATTCTCATCCGATCAATGCTTTTATTATTCGTAATTTAGAGATGACTGTAGATGATTTTTGTATCTTGTATGGGTTTAAGCAGGGGACGGTGGCTAGTTGGATTTCAAGAGATAGGTCTGTAGAGAATTTACCTGTTTCCTTTATTTATGAGCTTAGTTTAGCAGCTGGTAAAAATATGAGTGAGGTTTATTTGGATCTTCTTGAGTTAGAAGAAGATTATGTGGGGCGGAAAAAGATGAAGGGGATTTGA
- a CDS encoding AbrB family transcriptional regulator has product MITKKRKQGNSIMLTVPKDFNVPNGVEVEAKLVENGILYEFVEPQKEFFDFSEDILSDIIAEGYDKDKILVEFKNRKSNLVSSFRNIATDALTNSKAMSKEELAKEVGL; this is encoded by the coding sequence ATGATTACAAAAAAAAGAAAACAAGGTAATTCTATTATGTTGACAGTTCCTAAAGACTTTAATGTTCCGAATGGAGTAGAAGTTGAGGCAAAACTTGTAGAAAATGGCATTCTTTATGAATTTGTTGAACCACAAAAGGAATTCTTTGATTTTAGTGAAGATATTTTGTCTGATATAATCGCTGAAGGCTACGATAAAGATAAAATCCTTGTAGAGTTTAAGAATAGAAAAAGCAATTTGGTCTCTTCTTTTAGAAATATTGCTACAGATGCACTTACTAATTCTAAGGCTATGTCTAAAGAGGAGCTGGCAAAAGAAGTTGGGTTATGA
- a CDS encoding type II toxin-antitoxin system RelE/ParE family toxin: protein MGYEIVPSKHVIKYLKKIKEKPLKEKFLNMIYDEIAVDPYSGSQKTGDLAGIWSKGFNYAETTYRIAYEIQENMVIPVLLCGTHENFYEQSKNIN from the coding sequence TTGGGTTATGAGATCGTTCCTTCAAAACATGTGATTAAGTATCTAAAAAAGATAAAAGAAAAACCTTTAAAAGAGAAATTTTTAAATATGATTTATGATGAGATTGCAGTTGATCCATATTCAGGAAGTCAAAAGACTGGGGATTTAGCAGGTATTTGGTCTAAGGGATTTAACTATGCAGAAACTACTTATAGAATTGCTTATGAAATTCAAGAAAATATGGTTATTCCTGTATTGTTATGTGGAACACATGAAAATTTCTATGAGCAGTCAAAGAATATCAACTGA
- a CDS encoding putative holin-like toxin has protein sequence MSTFEAIQLMIAFATLVLLIIDHKDKK, from the coding sequence GTGTCAACTTTTGAAGCAATTCAACTGATGATCGCTTTTGCGACGTTAGTTTTGCTGATTATTGACCATAAGGACAAAAAATAA
- a CDS encoding putative holin-like toxin — MFEAIQLMIAFATLVLLIIDHKDKK, encoded by the coding sequence ATTTTTGAAGCAATTCAACTGATGATCGCTTTTGCGACGTTAGTTTTGCTGATTATTGACCATAAGGACAAAAAATAA
- a CDS encoding putative holin-like toxin, with the protein MFEAIQLMIAFATLVLLIIDHKDQKNNHLTLWPVIDGLKKTINNCHRLFNGFT; encoded by the coding sequence ATTTTTGAAGCAATTCAACTGATGATTGCTTTTGCGACGTTAGTTTTGCTGATTATTGACCATAAAGACCAAAAAAATAATCATCTAACACTTTGGCCGGTTATAGATGGTTTGAAAAAAACAATTAATAACTGTCACCGTCTTTTTAACGGTTTTACGTAG
- a CDS encoding helix-turn-helix domain-containing protein, with protein sequence MYNSNLIFIDGIEKLRLARNMTQKELAQGIITPLTYSRVKQGKTRLTIVAIEQLAYRLNARIEDIIDYSNFNDDPETALLIQEYDYIIENKASVPITRPEKLYKTLVDQKELVPALIRFKYLLQKHFSEQSSIIPKVDQLYINENYNRINYSTKLTSYDLEFLGDFTAYLSMDQIKSLYPKILDLDINVRKFHNSYYLKYTGICFVNFADMLIDNKDFAMAQELLKNVEKYATTFGQASYHIWYYYFTAIIDIYKEKKQEEKQKKLTELGTYIDGLKIVLNHTRFYPFFKSSYERMVDRKGNPPQVQKVHYLLKG encoded by the coding sequence ATGTATAATTCAAACTTAATCTTTATCGACGGAATCGAGAAATTACGCCTTGCACGCAACATGACACAAAAAGAATTAGCTCAAGGGATCATTACACCACTCACTTATAGTCGAGTCAAACAAGGAAAAACTCGGTTAACGATTGTTGCTATCGAGCAACTAGCATACCGCTTAAATGCACGTATTGAAGATATTATTGATTACAGCAATTTCAATGACGATCCAGAAACAGCTTTACTTATCCAAGAATATGACTATATCATCGAAAATAAAGCTTCTGTACCGATTACTCGTCCAGAAAAGCTCTACAAAACTTTAGTGGATCAAAAAGAACTCGTTCCAGCCTTAATCCGCTTTAAATACTTATTGCAGAAGCACTTTTCAGAGCAAAGTTCTATTATTCCTAAGGTCGACCAACTTTATATCAATGAAAACTATAATCGAATCAATTACAGCACAAAGTTAACCTCCTACGACTTAGAATTTTTAGGAGATTTCACTGCTTATCTAAGTATGGATCAAATCAAATCACTTTACCCAAAAATTTTGGATCTAGATATCAACGTACGTAAATTTCACAACTCTTACTACTTGAAATACACAGGGATTTGTTTCGTCAATTTTGCAGATATGCTTATTGATAATAAAGACTTCGCTATGGCTCAAGAATTACTGAAAAACGTAGAAAAATACGCCACTACATTTGGACAAGCCAGCTATCACATTTGGTATTACTATTTTACTGCCATAATTGATATTTACAAAGAAAAGAAACAAGAAGAAAAACAAAAAAAATTAACTGAATTAGGTACCTATATCGACGGACTAAAAATTGTTTTAAATCACACTCGATTCTATCCTTTTTTCAAGAGCAGTTACGAAAGAATGGTAGATCGAAAAGGAAATCCTCCTCAAGTTCAAAAAGTGCACTATCTTTTGAAGGGATAA
- the traE gene encoding type IV conjugative transfer system protein TraE translates to MYTGIVSIADIREFGSRIIVTERLVKELADGSTRIVPQGKRFVLKNGEALEERHYFVGKQKKFLLGKPVPLKDLYDRIKFVYDANGVLIARRRNGRLRSTAKGMAKRIS, encoded by the coding sequence ATGTATACAGGCATTGTAAGTATTGCAGATATACGTGAATTTGGATCACGTATTATTGTCACAGAAAGACTTGTGAAAGAACTAGCAGATGGATCAACCAGGATTGTGCCACAAGGGAAACGGTTTGTTTTGAAAAATGGGGAAGCATTAGAGGAACGCCACTATTTTGTTGGGAAACAAAAAAAATTCCTTTTAGGAAAACCTGTTCCACTGAAAGATTTATATGATCGAATTAAGTTTGTATATGATGCTAACGGTGTTTTGATTGCACGAAGAAGAAATGGACGCTTACGTTCGACTGCAAAAGGAATGGCCAAAAGAATTAGCTAA
- a CDS encoding ASCH/PUA domain-containing protein translates to MSKQITIETLKKIISRNKNFFSDISFVLTQAGMDCGDIEPEEEEVLSKWCELIVSVALESVLSESMFTSNHQVINEHELKILPEYFGAITSGQKKFEIRKNDRDYKVGEQLLLREWNSEEFTGWAYKATITYVTDYAQKDGYVVLGIKGQEEVERL, encoded by the coding sequence ATGAGCAAACAGATCACGATTGAAACATTGAAAAAAATAATTTCTCGTAATAAAAATTTTTTCAGCGACATTAGTTTTGTATTAACTCAAGCTGGGATGGATTGTGGAGATATAGAACCTGAAGAGGAGGAAGTACTTAGTAAGTGGTGTGAGCTAATAGTAAGTGTAGCTTTAGAAAGTGTATTATCGGAAAGTATGTTTACTTCAAATCACCAAGTAATTAACGAACACGAACTAAAAATACTACCAGAATATTTTGGAGCAATAACAAGTGGGCAAAAGAAATTTGAGATCCGCAAAAATGATCGTGATTATAAGGTTGGTGAACAGCTGTTATTAAGAGAATGGAACAGTGAGGAGTTCACAGGTTGGGCATACAAAGCAACGATTACTTATGTCACAGATTATGCGCAAAAAGATGGGTATGTTGTGTTAGGAATCAAAGGGCAGGAGGAAGTAGAACGTCTATGA
- a CDS encoding putative holin-like toxin — MSTFEAIQLMIAFATLVLLIIDHKDQKK; from the coding sequence GTGTCAACTTTTGAAGCAATTCAACTGATGATCGCTTTTGCGACGTTAGTTTTGCTGATTATTGACCATAAAGACCAAAAAAAATAA
- a CDS encoding isopeptide-forming domain-containing fimbrial protein, protein MSSKNKTFKLKSSLMLSAALLGVVTTNLGVVYADANDNPTALEKGTTLNSEQLEQARKVTQNKNTTKLVDDDNTTVVSDDTMISPEYSFFVQFIKGKTTVDTFGEGWTEGIHTAENEKDSKGISIPVDKVVKGKTGVIYHHVSAFGQDVDARFTIKDYKEAKDVDGNTASDGTIAFNTVDQVGAYQNRINEATYTVEFLKAGTNEPISLDGFYTFSDIDWTQYITLHKDMLDKSTGILADSTCWLDLTENEDGSKTFAETENQGSDDYDLTAMFTVLFKDLSKFDVSFGAADTVTDLPVETDWGAWDWFGNTAVKPAKSEDPNPTKAVTDKDETNVANNHLDTMGDTFTFNITQNILGELPQFYHTSFEMKDELIPELERTSDVRIVDETGKDCTSFFTDKSKDNTVDVVATEEALKSQDFYGHTYTFSFDAKVREGMSLEKYYNKEDNKYHFPNQAETLINGEENPTNETDTDVDETPDKDPIKKIIDSEGKEVDLTQAKQGDTVEFVISNPEGVPYSAIGQKVTISDDLEDVLQLEDKTIKMEVADLGEDAEFKDVTDQGTLTTDDKTGKVSWTVDDGSLLAGKQYRLTIGGTVKEEADFSSYVDDSGNITIPNVAHQVIGETDKPTNEVNVVVEQEKPRILPPTGATTDHSNPSLLITSGMVIGAVVLGGVLYIKRKQGNSHENNH, encoded by the coding sequence GTGAGTTCAAAAAATAAAACTTTTAAATTGAAATCAAGTTTAATGCTATCTGCTGCTTTATTAGGGGTCGTAACGACCAACCTAGGGGTAGTTTACGCAGATGCCAACGATAACCCCACAGCTTTAGAAAAAGGCACTACGCTTAATTCTGAGCAATTAGAACAAGCCAGAAAAGTAACGCAGAACAAAAATACCACGAAATTAGTCGATGATGACAATACGACAGTTGTTTCTGATGACACCATGATTTCACCAGAATATAGCTTCTTTGTTCAGTTTATTAAAGGTAAAACAACGGTAGACACGTTCGGTGAGGGTTGGACCGAAGGTATACACACCGCAGAAAATGAAAAAGACTCTAAAGGGATCAGTATTCCTGTAGATAAGGTTGTTAAAGGAAAAACTGGTGTAATTTACCACCATGTCAGTGCATTCGGTCAAGATGTCGATGCACGGTTTACGATTAAAGACTATAAAGAAGCAAAAGATGTCGATGGGAACACAGCTTCAGATGGAACAATTGCTTTTAACACTGTGGATCAGGTAGGAGCATATCAAAACAGAATCAATGAAGCCACGTACACGGTTGAGTTTCTAAAAGCAGGTACAAATGAACCAATTAGTTTAGATGGTTTCTACACCTTTTCTGATATTGACTGGACGCAATATATCACGCTTCATAAAGATATGTTAGACAAATCGACAGGGATTCTTGCTGATTCGACTTGTTGGCTTGATTTGACGGAAAATGAAGACGGATCAAAAACGTTCGCTGAAACTGAAAACCAAGGTAGTGATGACTACGATCTAACAGCTATGTTTACAGTTCTGTTTAAAGACTTATCGAAGTTTGATGTTTCTTTTGGTGCTGCGGACACAGTAACTGATTTACCTGTAGAAACAGATTGGGGAGCATGGGATTGGTTTGGAAATACAGCCGTAAAACCAGCAAAATCAGAAGACCCTAACCCTACAAAAGCAGTGACTGATAAAGATGAAACGAATGTGGCAAATAACCATTTAGATACTATGGGTGACACATTTACTTTTAATATCACTCAAAATATTTTAGGTGAATTGCCACAGTTCTATCACACGTCATTTGAAATGAAAGATGAATTGATTCCTGAATTAGAACGTACGTCTGATGTAAGAATTGTTGATGAAACGGGAAAAGATTGTACAAGCTTTTTTACCGATAAATCTAAGGATAATACGGTTGATGTCGTAGCCACAGAAGAAGCATTAAAAAGCCAAGATTTTTACGGTCATACTTACACGTTTAGTTTTGACGCAAAAGTTCGTGAGGGTATGAGTCTTGAGAAGTATTATAACAAGGAAGACAATAAGTACCATTTCCCGAATCAAGCAGAAACCTTAATTAATGGGGAAGAGAATCCAACCAACGAAACAGACACCGATGTCGATGAAACGCCAGACAAAGATCCAATTAAGAAAATTATTGATTCTGAAGGTAAGGAAGTTGATTTAACTCAAGCTAAACAAGGAGATACTGTTGAGTTTGTCATTTCAAATCCAGAAGGCGTTCCTTATTCTGCAATTGGTCAAAAAGTGACGATTTCCGATGATTTAGAAGACGTTTTACAATTAGAAGATAAAACAATCAAGATGGAAGTGGCCGATTTAGGTGAAGATGCAGAATTCAAAGATGTGACCGATCAAGGGACATTGACAACGGACGATAAAACAGGAAAAGTCAGTTGGACAGTAGATGACGGATCACTCTTAGCTGGAAAACAATATCGATTAACGATCGGTGGTACAGTAAAAGAAGAGGCTGATTTTTCAAGTTATGTAGATGATTCAGGGAATATTACTATCCCTAATGTTGCACACCAAGTAATTGGTGAAACAGATAAACCAACCAACGAAGTAAATGTAGTGGTAGAACAAGAAAAACCTCGTATTTTACCACCAACAGGGGCAACAACAGACCACTCAAATCCAAGTTTACTAATAACTAGTGGTATGGTTATTGGTGCAGTAGTCTTAGGTGGCGTTCTTTATATCAAACGCAAACAAGGAAACAGCCATGAGAACAATCACTAA